The genome window TTTAAAATTCTCTCCTGTTGTACAAGTTGATCGTATCTTTAAAAATGAAGATGACTTGCAAGTCTGGATTTCTGATGATGCAAACAAAATACCATTACTTGCAAAAGCAAAGATTTTATTTGGATCTATAAAAATGGAATTAACGGCTTATGAAGGTCTTAAAAATGAGCTTTCGAAGATCGAAAAATAAAAAAAGCTCCTTTAAAAGGAGCTTTTTTGTTTACTTATCAAATTGAATACTCCATATTCCTCTAATCTGATTTGCCTCATAACCAATTGCTTCATCATTAGGGTATAAAGATTTTATTCGATTATAGGTCGAATGTTTTAAATCTTGCCCTTGCTCTCCGTGGCATTGTAAACACATTGCATTCGTTTTAATTGGAAAATAGAAATTTACCTTTTCTCCATTTTCTTCAACTATGGGTTTAAACTCCTCTTGGTTGGCTAACATTTTCTTAAAAGAAACGATATGTGCTAATTCTTTAGTATTTGCTTTATTATTAGGGTTTCTTGCTTTATCAGACACTCGTTTAATCGTTGCATTATTGACAATGGCCATACTGTCTGTAATTGAAATTGCTCTCGTATTACAAAACGAAACAGCGCCCTCTGTTCCTTTTGACTGAATAGCTCCCATTAGATTTTTACCCAACTGAGACTTTGTAGAAAATGCATATTTCATCCCTATTTCTGCATAGGTAAGTGGTTGCTGTTCTTTGCCCTCTTTATCTCCATCATGATGCTTCTTATAATGTTCATCAAACCATTCAGGTTTTTCAATTTCATGGGAATATAGATAATCTGCTATGTGAAGAATTGTTTCTTTAGGATAATCGACTTTGGCCATTATTCCAAACTTTTTAATTGCTCCAGGCATTTTAGAATGTTCCTCAACAGGATTATTAATCCATTTTAAAATAGCTGTTTGAAAATCTTCTTTAGCCATCCCCTCTTGCAAATAATGCTTCTTTACGGCTATCATTGGTGGCGCAATTCTCGCATTTTCTCCTGCAGTTGGACTGTGACATGCATTACAATTTAATGCCATTAACTCTTTCCCTGGATGTTCTTCTTGCTTCACATTGGTGATTTGCTCATTGGGTTCAGCTCCACAACTACTCAACAAGAGTATTGAAGAAATGCTATATAAATACTTTCTCATCTTTTTTATTTTCTAGTACCACCGTGTCCAGCAGCAACAACAATTAATATTTTAATGTTTAAATAAAAGAACTTAAACAATTGAATCAACGGATTATGCATCATAAAACGTTGAAAACTAGTGATTTTTCTTGCCATAATCTTTACTTTTTTATTCTGGAATAAGCCACCAAAAAGGCTTCATTTTAGCTTTATATAAAAACGCA of Flavobacteriales bacterium contains these proteins:
- a CDS encoding DUF3365 domain-containing protein, encoding MRKYLYSISSILLLSSCGAEPNEQITNVKQEEHPGKELMALNCNACHSPTAGENARIAPPMIAVKKHYLQEGMAKEDFQTAILKWINNPVEEHSKMPGAIKKFGIMAKVDYPKETILHIADYLYSHEIEKPEWFDEHYKKHHDGDKEGKEQQPLTYAEIGMKYAFSTKSQLGKNLMGAIQSKGTEGAVSFCNTRAISITDSMAIVNNATIKRVSDKARNPNNKANTKELAHIVSFKKMLANQEEFKPIVEENGEKVNFYFPIKTNAMCLQCHGEQGQDLKHSTYNRIKSLYPNDEAIGYEANQIRGIWSIQFDK